A DNA window from Pseudoalteromonas spongiae UST010723-006 contains the following coding sequences:
- a CDS encoding hydrogen peroxide-inducible genes activator gives MKNLPSIKQLQYLLAVHQHQHFGRAAEACFIGQSTLSSAIQNLEETLGCQLIERENRSIMFTSIGEEVVERARKIIDDTISVKELTKSFLNPLQGHLTLGIIPTVASFIAADLYHLCAKEFPELELVLIEDTSDNLLDKLEKGQVDVALLALPYNTNKFHTHILAQDPFNIVRHKDYQAAEGVVDFNLLPPSSVFLLEREHCLTDHALSACHLSKSECINPFEAASLHTLLSMVERQLGVTFLPQMAINAGILSHKPMVFSAAQDTAYRDIGILWRKTSGRIRDFRLLCDKLKPFFTEKCAR, from the coding sequence ATGAAAAACCTTCCTAGCATTAAGCAGCTGCAATACTTGCTTGCAGTACATCAGCATCAGCATTTCGGCAGGGCTGCAGAAGCCTGTTTTATTGGTCAATCTACCTTAAGTAGTGCAATTCAAAATCTTGAAGAAACACTGGGTTGTCAGCTAATTGAGCGTGAAAACCGCAGTATTATGTTTACCTCAATTGGTGAAGAAGTGGTTGAGCGAGCGCGTAAAATAATCGACGACACAATTAGTGTAAAAGAGCTTACAAAAAGCTTTTTAAATCCACTCCAAGGGCATTTAACCCTAGGTATTATCCCCACGGTTGCAAGCTTTATTGCGGCTGATTTATACCACTTATGCGCAAAAGAGTTTCCTGAACTCGAACTGGTTTTAATTGAAGATACGAGCGATAACTTATTGGACAAATTAGAAAAAGGCCAAGTTGACGTAGCGCTATTGGCACTGCCTTATAATACCAATAAGTTTCATACTCATATTTTGGCACAAGACCCATTTAATATTGTAAGGCACAAGGATTATCAAGCGGCAGAAGGTGTGGTTGATTTTAACTTGTTGCCACCGTCATCGGTGTTTTTGCTAGAGCGCGAACATTGCCTTACCGATCATGCACTGAGTGCGTGTCATTTGAGTAAAAGTGAGTGTATAAATCCCTTTGAAGCTGCAAGTTTGCATACCTTACTAAGTATGGTTGAGCGTCAACTTGGTGTGACTTTTCTACCGCAAATGGCAATTAATGCGGGCATTTTATCTCATAAACCTATGGTGTTTAGCGCTGCGCAAGATACCGCTTATCGTGATATTGGTATTTTATGGCGCAAGACCTCAGGTCGCATACGCGACTTCCGCTTGCTGTGCGATAAATTAAAGCCATTCTTTACTGAAAAATGTGCACGATAA